In Rosa chinensis cultivar Old Blush chromosome 1, RchiOBHm-V2, whole genome shotgun sequence, a genomic segment contains:
- the LOC112193274 gene encoding LOW QUALITY PROTEIN: nucleolin 2 (The sequence of the model RefSeq protein was modified relative to this genomic sequence to represent the inferred CDS: inserted 1 base in 1 codon): MGSVDRVDDRTFRVNLTGDSVIKLRDSVGEKLKEFXGDYTDDTLVEYVIVLLKNGRRKEEAKNELNVFLGDDSDSFVSWLWDHLASNTDLHVQPQDSYMEDASKRKSLSGDETGKNDSHHLGSAPDKVKSNKSSRSRHNREWRGLARDAAEPPPFLSSELGSVHVEEKSHSKVSRAKSPSLQPAAQRKRIRPDERQHSKREVVSQGNIDAPRRLLQFAVRDALTTSRHSNSATEPTLKRLRSVVSTSTGDSSLVDPPRRLQSVARVPNSMATVMKAVAEAAEDVTRVKSSGSVFDRLGRGMDVSETSGPLALFREAATEDVDYEEIHEHTRSTYLQRSQYSGQYVGNSMLDSETGLPSDSVSDNEGFDDVNVKGRRVADVSQTGTSGGNNGDNSLMVQYSVAKNGDDLRRISTNKDQGQPTAPANNSHKIVNISVNVNTWKPPHFQEPREVAELDDWKSVQDIEASAPNSDLLLMKENSNPVPVSNGNANPAADSQKVLSSSTDRAGLYAAGRPLEDADSRTIFVSNVHFAATKDSLSRHFNKFGEVLKVVILTDAATGQPRGSAYVEFMRKEAADNALSLDGTSFMSRILKVVKRSAAHQEAAAPAMIWPRVTRSSSFTTARFSRAPFPRGMTGGYRPRALIKPGARSMQWKRDSQTTPGESGTPVSGMAAPSPTGRSLTYVRTEAKPAGN; this comes from the exons ATGGGGAGCGTCGATCGAGTCGACGATCGGACCTTTAGGGTTAATTTGACCGGCGATTCAGTTATTAAGCTGAGGGACAGCGTCGGCGAGAAGCTTAAGGAGT ATGGGGATTACACCGATGACACTCTTGTG GAGTATGTAATTGTCCTTTTAAAGAATGGCAGGCGTAAAGAAGAAGCGAAGAATGAGTTGAATGTCTTTTTAGGGGATGACagtgattcttttgtttcttg GTTGTGGGATCATCTGGCTTCAAATACCGATTTGCATGTACAACCTCAGGATTCTTATATGGAAGATGCAAGTAAAAGGAAATCCTTATCAGGGGACGAAACAGGAAAAAATGATTCTCATCATTTGGGTTCTGCGCCAGACAAAGTTAAGTCTAACAAATCATCTAGAAGCCGGCACAACAGAGAATGGAGAGGACTAGCGAGGGATGCAGCTGAACCCCCTCCTTTTCTAAGCTCTGAGCTTGGAAGTGTTCATGTAGAGGAAAAAAGTCACAGCAAGGTCAGTCGTGCCAAATCTCCTTCCCTGCAACCTGCAGCTCAGAGGAAAAGGATTCGGCCTGATGAGCGGCAGCATTCAAAG AGGGAAGTAGTTTCTCAAGGGAATATTGATGCCCCGCGTCGGCTACTCCAATTTGCTGTCCGTGATGCGCTGACAACTTCAAGGCATTCCAATTCAGCAACAGAGCCCACCTTGAAGCGTCTCCGTTCTGTCGTTTCTACGTCCACTGGTGACTCATCATTGGTTGATCCTCCTCGGCGACTTCAGTCTGTTGCGAGAGTGCCAAATTCCATGGCAACAGTAATGAAAGCTGTTGCAGAGGCTGCTGAAGATGTAACAAGAGTTAAATCTTCAGGAAGCGTGTTTGATCGACTTGGTCGTGGCATGGATGTCTCAGAGACGAGTGGGCCACTCGCATTGTTTAGAGAAGCTGCTACTGAGGATGTTGACTATGAAGAAATTCATGAACACACCCGATCGACATATCTGCAAAGAAGTCAATACAGTGGGCAGTATGTTGGGAACAGTATGTTAGATAGTGAAACTGGCTTGCCTTCTGATTCTGTTTCAGACAATGAAGGGTTTGATGATGTCAATGTTAAGGGGCGTAGAGTCGCTGATGTTTCTCAAACTGGGACATCTGGTGGTAACAACGGTGACAATTCACTGATGGTGCAGTACAGTGTAGCTAAGAATGGTGATGATCTAAGGCGGATATCAACAAACAAAGATCAGGGTCAACCTACTGCACCTGCAAATAATTCTCACAAGATTGTGAACATATCCGTGAATGTCAATACTTGGAAACCACCCCATTTTCAGGAGCCAAGGGAGGTAGCTGAGCTGGACGATTGGAAATCTGTACAGGATATTGAAGCAAGCGCTCcaaattctgatttgcttttAATGAAGGAGAACAGCAACCCTGTGCCAGTTAGTAATGGAAAT GCAAATCCTGCCGCAGATTCTCAAAAGGTGCTTTCATCTTCTACTG aTCGTGCAGGTCTATATGCTGCCGGTCGTCCTTTGGAGGATGCAGATTCACGAACTATCTTTGTTAGCAAT GTCCATTTTGCTGCTACGAAAGATAGTCTTTCTAGACATTTTAACAAGTTTGGTGAAGTGCTAAAGGTGGTGATACTTACTGATGCAGCAACTGGACAACCTAGAGG GTCGGCTTATGTAGAGTTCATGCGAAAGGAGGCAGCAGACAATGCATTATCTCTGGATGGCACCTCCTTTATGTCACGGATCCTTAAG GTCGTTAAGAGGAGTGCAGCCCACCAAGAAGCCGCAGCTCCTGCCATGATATGGCCACGCGTAACCCGTAGTTCTTCATTTACCACTGCCAGGTTTTCTAGGGCACCATTCCCAAGAGGCATGACAGGTGGATATAGGCCTCGTGCCTTAATCAAACCAGGTGCCAGGAGCATGCAGTGGAAGCGGGATTCTCAAACCACTCCTGGTGAAAGTGGCACTCCAGTGTCTGGCATGGCTGCTCCCTCACCAACAGGTCGTAGTCTCACCTATGTTCGAACAGAAGCTAAGCCAGCGGGCAATTAG